The sequence below is a genomic window from Selenomonas ruminantium subsp. lactilytica TAM6421.
TCCTGCGTCTTGCCGCAAAACGAGCATTTGAGCTGACCTTTTTCATCCCCAAACTTCAACATGACACCACCCCTCAATCTTTAGCGTCGTTTTTCTTCGTCTTTTTGGGACGGGTAATCACTTCATCCACAATGCCATAAGCCTTGGCTTCGGCTGCGGTCATGAAGTTATCGCGTTCCGTGTCATTATTGATTTCCTCTGCGGTCTTGCCCGTGGAAGAAACAAAGATATCATTGATGGTTTCACGGATGCGCTGAATCTCACGGGCCTGAATCTGAATGTCCGTGGACTGCCCCTGGGCACCACCCAGCGGCTGATGAATCATCACCCGGGCGTTGGGCAGAGCGAAGCGCTTGCCCTTTGCACCAGCTGTCAGGAGCACTGCCCCCATGCTGGCCGCCTGTCCAATGCAGATCGTGGACACGTCCGGCTTGATATACTGCATGGTATCATAGATAGCCAGGCCAGCGGTAACCACACCGCCGGGGCTGTTGATGTAGAGATAGATATCCTTGTCCGGATCTTCCGATTCCAAAAAGAGCATCTGTGCTACTACTACATTGGCTACACTATCGTCAATCTGACCGCCCAGAAAGATGATCCGATCCTTGAGCAGGCGGGAATAGATATCGTATGCCCGCTCGCCACGGTTAGACTGCTCTACTACCATAGGTACATAATTCATTGGAATACCCCCATATACAGGGAAAGATTAGGCAATGCTGTCGATGATGAACTGTGCCGTCTTCTTGCGCAGTACCGTTGCAGCCAGATCGCCAACGCGTCCCTGTTCCTTGATGATTTTCTGAACCTGCTGCGGCGTAGCACCATAAGCGGCAGCCATGCCAGCAACTTCAGCGTCGAGGTCTTTCGCCTCAACCTTGATGTCCTCAGCTTTGGCAACTTCTTCCAGCATGAGGTCCGTACGAACGTTCTTCTCAGCCGTTTCACGATAATCTTCGCGGATCTTGTTGATGTCCGTGCCAGCGTACTGGAGGTAAGCATCAAAGCTCATGCCCTGCTGTTCGAGACGCATAGCCATTTCGCGGATCATGGATTCCACGCGGTTGTCAATCATCACAGCCGGGATGTCAACAGTGATGTTGTTGGTTGCCATTTCGATAGCTGCGCTCTTCTGGTCGTTTTCAGCCTTGCGCTCAGCGTTTTCTTCCAGGTTCTTGCGGATATCAGCCTTGAGCTCGTCCAGCGTCTCGAACTTGCTGACCTTCTTAGCCAGTTCGTCGTCCATAGCCGGCAGTTCTTTCTGCTTAATGCTGCGGATCGTGCATTTGAAGGTAGCAGCCTTGCCAGCCAGTTCCTTAGCATGATATTCTTCCGGGAACGTTACGTTGACTTCCTTCTCTTCGCCAATCTTGGCACCGATCAGCTGATCCTCAAAGCCCGGGATGAAGCTGCCGGAACCAATCTGCAGCGGATAATCCTGGCCTTTGCCGCCTTCGAATGCTTCGCCATCTACGAAACCTTCGAAATCCAGCGTCGTGAAATCGCCATCTTTGACTTCGGAACCTTCCGGAGCATCAACCATCTTGCCCTGACGATCCTGGAACGTCTTGAGCTGCTTTTCCACATCTTCGTCGGTAACAGCTTCCACGTTCTTCTCAACCTTCAGGCCTTTGTAATCGCCCAGCTTGACTTCCGGACGCGGCGTAACCGTAGCCTTGAAGACGAGATCTTTGCCATCTTCGAGGGTTTCGATGTCGATCTGCGGACGGCTTACCGGCTCGATCTTCTGCTCTTCGAGAGCATCAGCAAATGCCTTGGGGCCGACGATGTCGAAAGCTTCCTGCATGATAGCATCCATGCCCACGTTGCGCTCGATGATCTTGCGCGGAGCCTTGCCCTTGCGGAAACCCGGAATATTTACACGGTTGCTGAGACGCTTTACAGCCTTTTCCACTGCTTTGGAAACTTCCGCAGCTTCAACCTCCACCGTCAGAGTAACCTGCTGGTTTTCACCATTTTCAACCGTAACTTTCATTGTCTGAAACGACCTCCTGTATTGTCTAAATCAAGGTATGAACATGATTTGACGCACTTAACCGCAAACATGCCATACTTGTTATATCATATCATAGAACGGGAGGATTTACAAGATTTATATGACGATATCCGTGCCCAGTACGCAGATATAATAAAAACTGTGAAAAAAGCAATGGCTTGCTTTTTTCACAGTCCGAAAGTCAGGTGTTATGCTTCCTTCTTATCAAAAGGTACATGATTGAGAATAAGGTCAGGATTGTTATCCATAATCCAGCCCAAAGCCCATTCGTTATTGACCAGCAGCACCGGATTGTTGTGACGGTCATAAACGAACATGCCGCGGTCAGCCCCCTTGAGTTCTGCCGGCGTCACTTCATGACCATCTTCAAAGGCCATCCAACGGGCAACTTCATAAGGCTGCATATTCATTTCAATATCTACATTATATTCGTTCTTGAGACGGTACTCCAGCACTTCAAACTGCAGGGTACCAACCGTGCCGACGATGTAGGATTCCGTACCAGCACCAGCCTGCTGGAAGAGCTGGATGGCGCCTTCCTGCGTCAGCTGCTCAATGCCTTTGACGAACTGCTTGCGCTTCATGGTATCCTTAGCCTGCACGCGGGCGAATTTTTCGGGCGGGAATACCGGGAAATCGGCATATTTGAACTTGTGGGAAGCATCGCAGACCGTATCGCCGATGCCAAACACACCTGGATCGAAAAGGCCGACGATATCACCCGGATACGCTGTGTCAATGATCTGACGATCCTGGGCCAGGAACTGCTGGGGCTGAGCCAACTTCAACATCTTACCCGTACGCTCATGCCATACTTCCATATTGCGCTCAAATTTGCCAGAGCAGATGCGGATAAAGGCCAGACGATCGCGATGGGCTGGGTTCATATTGGCCTGAATCTTGAACACAAACCCCGAGAACTGCTCGTCATTGGCCGGGATCAGTCCATCCGATGATTTGCGGGGCTGCGGCGTGGGTGCCATGGAAATGTAACCTTCGAGAAAATCCTGCACACCGAAGTTGGTCATGGCCGAGCCGAAGAACATCGGCGTGAGTTCACCGGCATTGACCTTTTCCATGTCAAATTCTTCGCCGGCTTCATTCAAAAGTTCCAAATCCTCCTGCAGGGCTTCCCATACATCTTCACCGACGCGCTCGATAACCTGCGGATCATTGGGCTCAAAGACATCCGCTACACGGGCTTCCTGACCATGGGTGGTGTCAGCAGCAAAGAGCAGCACCTTGTCATTGCGGCGGTCATACACGCCCATATACTGGCCATCCTGACCAATAGGCCAGTTCATCGGATAGGAACGGATGCCCAGCACATTTTCGATTTCATCCATCAAATCGATTGGCGCCTTGCCGAAATGGTCCAGCTTGTTGACAAAGGTAAAAATGGGAATGCCGCGCTGCTTGCAGACCTTGAAGAGTTTCTTGGTCTGAGCTTCGACGCCCTTGGCCACGTCGATAACCATGACAGCACTGTCCACTGCCATCAACGTGCGGTAAGTATCTTCACTGAAGTCCTGATGGCCCGGCGTATCGAGAATGTTGATGCGGCAGCCATCATAGTCGAACTGCAGCACGGACGAAGTTACGGAGATACCACGCTGTTTTTCGATTTCCATCCAGTCTGACACTGCATGACGCTGGGTCTTGCGGGATTTGATAGAACCGGCCAGATGAATGGCACCACCGTAGAGCAAAAGTTTTTCCGTCAAAGTCGTCTTACCAGCATCCGGGTGAGAGATGATGGCAAAGGTACGACGCTTTTCAATTTCTTTATTCAGTTCTGCGCTTAAAGCTGACAAAGTGAATCCTCCAATAGTCATATTACATCGATACAAACACATTTACCCCTGTCTTTTCGCAGGGGTTTGCATACCAATAACAATCATTCTACCATAAAAATAAAAAATTGGCACGGGATTTTTGCCCGTGCCAGCTTTAGTATGATGAAAAACATATCGTCATACTCAACACCTTTGCATAAGTAAGGCTTCCTGCCCAGCCAAAAAGGCACCATGCCAAAGTATTTATCCCATGGCATGGTGCCCCATCGTCATATATTTCTTTACTTAGATTTACTTCATATATGTTTCCAGAAAAGCAAATACCCGTTGAAAATATTCCTGAGGAGCAGTATTTTTTGCATCGGCATGTCCTGCTCCCGCTACGATGAATTTTTCCTTAACGGGGGCTGATGATGCTGCATATAGTTTATCCATCATCTCACAAGGAACCAGTTTATCGGCATCGCCATGTATGAACAGCATGGGCACATCGGTATGAGGAACACTGCGTAAAGGTGCTGCATCCGAGATGGCGGATCCAATCTTCACAGGGCTGACAATATCCACACAGTTCATTATGGGAGATTCCGGCAGGCCAAATAATTTGTCAAGCTGCACAGTGAACATATCATAGGCACTGGTATAGCCACAGTCTTCAATGGCAGCCACCACATTTTGCGGCTGCTTTGCCGTCGTCATCATCACCGTGGCCGCCCCCATGGAAATCCCATGCAAGGCAATTTTAGCGATCTCATTCTTCTGGGCGATCTCTTTTGCCCAAAGGGCGATATCATCGCTCTCCTTTACCCCCATGGTAAAGTATTTCCCTTCACTTGCTCCGGCAGCACGCAGATCCGGCGTCAGGACGTTGTAGCCATGCTTTATGTACTCATCAGCATAATCCCAGACAAAACTCTGATTGCGCCCATATCCATGCACCAGGATTACCCAGCGGTTGCTGGGCTCTGGGGGTGAAAAATGGGTGGCCACAAGTTTCAGCCCGTCCGGAGAGATTATCGTCCATAGTTCATTTTTGGCCTGCGGTTTAGCTGGCGCATCCAGTCCCGGCTCCACAATTGCCGCAGCCGCTTCCGGTATGGCCGTGGGGTCTTCCGGATTGCCCCGCAGCAGGGCATAGTCTACGAACCCACTACCGATAAGATAGCCTGCTCCCGCCAGCAACAGCAGAAGTATGACGCACAGACTTAAAAAGATTTTTTTGCTCTTGATAATTGCCAACATCTTCTTTCCCTTCTTATGCATCAAATTCCCCAATCAGCCGCCAAGGAAGGGACGATATTCTTGAGGTCTTCCTAATTTTCTTACGCATATTCAGTCCCCCCCATCGTCAAGTTACAATTTACGACTGTCCTCTCTTGAGTTTTTTTTATAGCCATAAAATTTCAGTCCCAGCATGGTGATATCATCAGATTGTTCCGCTTCTCCAGCATAGACGCCCACATCCTGCCGAACGGCAGCGAGGATTTCTCGCACATTTTTTTCTCCCTGGACATTCAGCGTTTCCTGCAGACGCTCTTCCGAATACATCCCTCCTGCCTCATTCATGGCCTCCGTCACACCGTCCGTATAAAGGAAAATCATCTCTCCTGGCTGCAGGACAAGGCTGTGGGACTCATACATCCCCTCCTCGTTTACACCGAGCATCATATGCTTTTTCTTATGCCGCAGATAACGGAACCTACCATTTTCCTGCACCAGTGGCGGATTATGGCCGCCGTTTACATAGATGAGTTCTCCCGTAACCAGGTCAAGCTGGGCAATAAACACGGTGACAAACATCATTTCCTCATTTTCCCGGCATAGCTCCTGATTGGCCAACATCACGACAGCAGCAAAATCATCGGGGTCTTTGGCCATCAGCACCAGATTTTTCAGCGTCGTTTTGGCGCGCATCATGTAGAGCGCTGCGGGAATGCCCTTGCCAGACACATCGGCGATGGTGATGACCAGATGATTCTCATCCGTCAGGTAAAAATCGTAGAAGTCCCCTCCCACGCCCTTAGCGGCATCCATGGAGGCATAGATCTGAAATTCCTGGCGGCTGGTCAGGAAATCCTGTGGCAGCGCCCCCAGCTGAATGTTTTTGGCCACCGAAAGCTCAGCTGCCGCTTTCTCCTTCTCTGCCGTCACCTGGGACAGGTTCTCGATATATGCTTTCAGCTCATCCGTCATAGCATTGAAGCAGACGGCTAGATGTTCAATCTCATCACCGGTTTTTATCTCCAACTTCTTGTCCAGATTGCCGCTGGCAATTTCCCTTACGCCATCAGCCATCTGCTTTATGGGCTGAACGAATCGGTCTGAAAGCCGCTCTGACATGAAAAACATGATGACAATCATGATGAGCAGCGCCAGCAGAGCCGCCTGCAAAAGGAAAAGATATTCACGCTGCAGGTTTTCCTTGAAATTATCCATCTGCCCCATAAAATAATTCTGGCTTTCCTGAAGAGAAGAGGAAATATCCTCCTGTGACACCAAAAGACCAAGGCTCCAGCCCATGGTGGGGATAGGCGCAAAGGCCAGCATATACTTCTCGCCGTATACCTCCACAGGCAGCATGCCTCTTTCGCCCTTGGCCATCTGCCGGGCAGCCTGGGCCAGCTCCGCCACCTCACTTTGCCGCAGGTCCTGTGGCTGGTCTGTCTCTGCCAGCACACCTTCCTGCATAGGCGAAAAGACAATTTTGCCCTCATTGGTCATGACAAAGTTGATGCCCTTTTCGCCAATGGCAGTATCGTGAATGTATTGCCGCAGCTTTTTCGTAGCCATATCCAGGCTTGCCACTCCGGCAATCCCTTCCGCATCATAGTAAGGGACAGAGCAGCTTATTACCTCCACATCGCTGTGTTCCTCGTTCAGAATCGTGAGATAAGGCAGGGAAAATACCACCTTATTGGCGTTGACAGCATTTACATACCAAGGCCGGACACGAGGGTCATAGTCAAAGGCCGGGTCATCGGACAAGGGACTGTATTCATCGCCGGGAAATACGCTGCTGCAGATCAAAAATCCATGTTTGCTGCCAAAATAGGTTGCCGAATAGCTGTCATTGCCGTATGACTTTTCCATCGGCACCAGCGTGCCCTTGATATTGGCAGACAGCTCCACTTCCTTTTGTACCGTTTCGATGCCACGCTTGCGCACATCGGGGCTGTAAAGAATACAGGGCGCAGTAGGCGGAACTTTTCCATTATACAGGTCAAATACGTTCCCCGGCAGAAAGTTTTCTGGATGCAGCTGAATCCAGGTCAAAGCCTCGGACAGGATCTGCACATCATGCTGCATCAGCGACATTTCACGATCAATATACCCTGCTTCCGCCTTGGCCAGTTCCGCCAAAGTATCCTTGCTGGTCTTGTTGATATACTGCTTCGTGTACTCAGCCCCCGACTCCGAAAGCTGCGTTCCCATGTCCGCTATGTCTTTGCGGACAAAGGTCATGCCATAAAATGACAGCCCGGCAAACACCATGGCCGACAACAAGCTGCTTAAGATCAGCAGCCGCAACAGACGCGTCCTGATATTTGGCTGTTCATGCACCATTTTTCGTAATACCCGCAAGAACTCTCCCATAATCCGAACATCCTCTCAATTCAAAAGCACCATAACCAGTACATGTATTTTTTATAATTTCTATAAAAGTCATAAAATTCCTTCTTGCTTTGGTTTCAGATTGCCTGTTCAAAAATGGCACTGCTTTTTTCTACTTTTTCCGTCACTAGTGAGCCATAGGGAATTTTTGGCAAACGAAAAGAACCGTCATCACTCCACTGACTCCGGTTCTTTCTAAAAAGATGTAAGGAAATGGGATACTGGAAACTGGGATATGTTTCCAGAGAAGAGACCGATAGGTTTTTTCGGGGGCTGGTGGGATATCCAACCTCTCCCCTATCGACAATTATATTGTATCATACTATAAAGAAAAAATATACCCCTTTGCGCAAAAAAAATTCTTTATATAAATTTTTCTGTCTATTGCAAATTTATCTCGATCCTTTTTATTCCGCTCACTGATATAGTATAATGAATAGAGATTTTTTACGAAAGTGAGTGACAGATATGGCACTTTATCAGGCAAGAGTCTTCGGAATTGTTCAGGGCGTGGGCTTTCGTCCCTTCGTGGCCAGATTGGCTGCCCGTTTTCACATCAATGGCAGCGTCTGCAACAAGGGGCCCTATGTGGAAGTTTTCGCCCAGGGAGACGGCGAGGCCGTGAATGATTTTTTGACTGCCATCGAGCAGGAACCGCCGGAACGGGCTTCCATCCTGAAATTGACACGTCAGTCTTTGCAACAGGAGGAACGCTATGAGGACTTCCAGATCATTGAAAGTGCCAAGGAAAAAGGCTCCATTTTTGTGTCACCGGATATTGCCACCTGCGACAAGTGTCAGACAGAACTCTTTGATCCCCAAGATAGACGCTATCTGCATCCCTTCATCAAC
It includes:
- the tig gene encoding trigger factor — encoded protein: MKVTVENGENQQVTLTVEVEAAEVSKAVEKAVKRLSNRVNIPGFRKGKAPRKIIERNVGMDAIMQEAFDIVGPKAFADALEEQKIEPVSRPQIDIETLEDGKDLVFKATVTPRPEVKLGDYKGLKVEKNVEAVTDEDVEKQLKTFQDRQGKMVDAPEGSEVKDGDFTTLDFEGFVDGEAFEGGKGQDYPLQIGSGSFIPGFEDQLIGAKIGEEKEVNVTFPEEYHAKELAGKAATFKCTIRSIKQKELPAMDDELAKKVSKFETLDELKADIRKNLEENAERKAENDQKSAAIEMATNNITVDIPAVMIDNRVESMIREMAMRLEQQGMSFDAYLQYAGTDINKIREDYRETAEKNVRTDLMLEEVAKAEDIKVEAKDLDAEVAGMAAAYGATPQQVQKIIKEQGRVGDLAATVLRKKTAQFIIDSIA
- the clpP gene encoding ATP-dependent Clp endopeptidase proteolytic subunit ClpP, yielding MNYVPMVVEQSNRGERAYDIYSRLLKDRIIFLGGQIDDSVANVVVAQMLFLESEDPDKDIYLYINSPGGVVTAGLAIYDTMQYIKPDVSTICIGQAASMGAVLLTAGAKGKRFALPNARVMIHQPLGGAQGQSTDIQIQAREIQRIRETINDIFVSSTGKTAEEINNDTERDNFMTAAEAKAYGIVDEVITRPKKTKKNDAKD
- a CDS encoding alpha/beta hydrolase translates to MLAIIKSKKIFLSLCVILLLLLAGAGYLIGSGFVDYALLRGNPEDPTAIPEAAAAIVEPGLDAPAKPQAKNELWTIISPDGLKLVATHFSPPEPSNRWVILVHGYGRNQSFVWDYADEYIKHGYNVLTPDLRAAGASEGKYFTMGVKESDDIALWAKEIAQKNEIAKIALHGISMGAATVMMTTAKQPQNVVAAIEDCGYTSAYDMFTVQLDKLFGLPESPIMNCVDIVSPVKIGSAISDAAPLRSVPHTDVPMLFIHGDADKLVPCEMMDKLYAASSAPVKEKFIVAGAGHADAKNTAPQEYFQRVFAFLETYMK
- a CDS encoding SpoIIE family protein phosphatase is translated as MGEFLRVLRKMVHEQPNIRTRLLRLLILSSLLSAMVFAGLSFYGMTFVRKDIADMGTQLSESGAEYTKQYINKTSKDTLAELAKAEAGYIDREMSLMQHDVQILSEALTWIQLHPENFLPGNVFDLYNGKVPPTAPCILYSPDVRKRGIETVQKEVELSANIKGTLVPMEKSYGNDSYSATYFGSKHGFLICSSVFPGDEYSPLSDDPAFDYDPRVRPWYVNAVNANKVVFSLPYLTILNEEHSDVEVISCSVPYYDAEGIAGVASLDMATKKLRQYIHDTAIGEKGINFVMTNEGKIVFSPMQEGVLAETDQPQDLRQSEVAELAQAARQMAKGERGMLPVEVYGEKYMLAFAPIPTMGWSLGLLVSQEDISSSLQESQNYFMGQMDNFKENLQREYLFLLQAALLALLIMIVIMFFMSERLSDRFVQPIKQMADGVREIASGNLDKKLEIKTGDEIEHLAVCFNAMTDELKAYIENLSQVTAEKEKAAAELSVAKNIQLGALPQDFLTSRQEFQIYASMDAAKGVGGDFYDFYLTDENHLVITIADVSGKGIPAALYMMRAKTTLKNLVLMAKDPDDFAAVVMLANQELCRENEEMMFVTVFIAQLDLVTGELIYVNGGHNPPLVQENGRFRYLRHKKKHMMLGVNEEGMYESHSLVLQPGEMIFLYTDGVTEAMNEAGGMYSEERLQETLNVQGEKNVREILAAVRQDVGVYAGEAEQSDDITMLGLKFYGYKKNSREDSRKL
- a CDS encoding peptide chain release factor 3, which translates into the protein MSALSAELNKEIEKRRTFAIISHPDAGKTTLTEKLLLYGGAIHLAGSIKSRKTQRHAVSDWMEIEKQRGISVTSSVLQFDYDGCRINILDTPGHQDFSEDTYRTLMAVDSAVMVIDVAKGVEAQTKKLFKVCKQRGIPIFTFVNKLDHFGKAPIDLMDEIENVLGIRSYPMNWPIGQDGQYMGVYDRRNDKVLLFAADTTHGQEARVADVFEPNDPQVIERVGEDVWEALQEDLELLNEAGEEFDMEKVNAGELTPMFFGSAMTNFGVQDFLEGYISMAPTPQPRKSSDGLIPANDEQFSGFVFKIQANMNPAHRDRLAFIRICSGKFERNMEVWHERTGKMLKLAQPQQFLAQDRQIIDTAYPGDIVGLFDPGVFGIGDTVCDASHKFKYADFPVFPPEKFARVQAKDTMKRKQFVKGIEQLTQEGAIQLFQQAGAGTESYIVGTVGTLQFEVLEYRLKNEYNVDIEMNMQPYEVARWMAFEDGHEVTPAELKGADRGMFVYDRHNNPVLLVNNEWALGWIMDNNPDLILNHVPFDKKEA